A window of the Zeugodacus cucurbitae isolate PBARC_wt_2022May chromosome 2, idZeuCucr1.2, whole genome shotgun sequence genome harbors these coding sequences:
- the LOC105216374 gene encoding protein FAM50 homolog: MAHYKGAASEAGRAAQLMKKREIAQQEIEFRKKKIEEELKLDKIENKFAAHYDAVEQQLKSSTIGLVTLDEMKAKQEDIVREREKKLAQKKDEKEREKQRALEAIQAEKNKQKRQIQALSFSFNEDEDDEEGAADDADDDDNVKEVKKEDTPPKKKWTEIDDDSIPSKKKKIFKNPEVDTSFLPDREREEQENRLREQLRQEWVMQQAALKDQEITITFSYWDGSGHRRSVIMKKGNSIYQFLQRCLELLRKEFNELKTVMADQLMYVKEDLILPHHYSFYDFIVTKARGKSGPLFQFDVHDDVRMISDATVEKEESHAGKVLLRSWYERNKHIFPASRWEPYDPTKTYDKYTIKDKSKKT; this comes from the coding sequence ATGGCGCACTATAAGGGAGCCGCCAGTGAAGCGGGCCGTGCTGCACAACTGATGAAAAAACGTGAGATTGCCCAACAGGAGATTGAGTTTCGCAAGAAGAAAATCGAAGAAGAGCTTAAACTTGACAagattgaaaataaattcgcaGCGCATTATGATGCCGTGGAACAGCAACTTAAAAGTTCGACCATTGGTCTGGTCACTTTGGATGAGATGAAGGCCAAACAGGAGGATATAGTAAGGGAACGTGAAAAAAAGTTGGCACAGAAAAAAGATGAGAAAGAACGTGAAAAGCAACGCGCACTGGAGGCCATACAAGCGGAGAAGAATAAACAAAAACGACAGATACAAGCGCTATCATTCAGTTTTAATGAAGACGAGGATGATGAGGAGGGCGCTGCCGATGACGCTGATGATGATGACAATGTTAAAGAAGTTAAAAAGGAGGATACGCCACCTAAGAAGAAGTGGACCGAAATCGATGATGATAGTATACCatcgaagaaaaagaaaatatttaaaaatcccgAAGTAGATACATCATTTTTGCCTGATCGCGAACGTGAGGAACAAGAGAATCGCTTGCGCGAACAGTTGCGTCAAGAGTGGGTAATGCAGCAAGCAGCATTGAAAGATCAAGAAATCACCATCACTTTCAGTTATTGGGATGGTTCAGGTCATAGACGTAGTGTGATAATGAAAAAGGGTAATTCCATATATCAATTCCTGCAACGTTGTCTTGAGTTGCTGCGCAAGGAATTCAATGAATTGAAAACTGTCATGGCCGATCAGCTGATGTATGTAAAAGAAGATTTAATACTACCGCATCATTACTCATTCTACGACTTTATTGTAACAAAGGCGCGTGGTAAGAGTGGACCTTTATTCCAATTCGACGTACACGACGATGTGCGTATGATAAGCGATGCTACTGTAGAGAAGGAAGAATCCCATGCGGGCAAAGTGCTCTTACGTTCGTGGTATGAAcgtaataaacatatttttccaGCCAGCCGTTGGGAGCCATATGACCCCACAAAAACATATGATAAATATACCATTAAGGATAAGAGCAAAAAAACATGA